The following coding sequences are from one Cervus canadensis isolate Bull #8, Minnesota chromosome 4, ASM1932006v1, whole genome shotgun sequence window:
- the LOC122440011 gene encoding olfactory receptor 7A17-like: MGPGNDTRFSNFLLLGLSDEPELQPLIFGLFLSMYLITVFGNLLLILAVSSDSHLHTPMYFFLSNLSFVDICFTSITIPKMLVNIHTKSNVITYADCITQMYFSTLFGGWDNFLLAVMAYDRFLAICHPLQYMVIMNPRLCGLLVLASWTLSVLNSLLQSFLVLRLSYTDLEIPHFFCDLNQMVKLACSDTFLNDTVLYFSTGLLAGGPLAGILYSYSKIVSSICSISSAQGKYKAFSTCASHLSVVSLFYSSVLGVYLISAATHSSHSSAVASMMYSVVTPMLNPFIYSLRNKDIKGALKRIKGRGTRDQIA; this comes from the exons ATGGGACCAGGGAATGATACCcggttttcaaattttcttcttctgggattatCAGATGAACCAGAATTGCAGCCCCTCATATTTGGACTTTTCCTATCCATGTACCTGATCACTGTGTTTGGAAATCTGCTCCTCATCCTGGCTGTCAGCTcagactcccacctccacacccccatgtacttcttcctctccaacttGTCCTTTGTAGACATCTGTTTCACCTCCATTACTATCCCAAAGATGCTGGTGAATATACACACAAAGAGCAATGTTATAACTTATGCAGATTGCATCACCCAGATGTACTTTTCCACACTCTTTGGAGGCTGGGACAACTTTCTTCTGGCTGTGATGGCCTATGATCGCTTTTTGGCTATTTGCCACCCCCTGCAGTACATGGTCATCATGAACCCTCGGCTCTGTGGACTGCTGGTGCTGGCGTCCTGGACCTTGAGTGTCTTAAATTCCTTATTACAAAGCTTCCTGGTGTTGCGACTGTCCTACACAGACTTGGAAATCCCCCATTTTTTCTGCGATCTCAATCAGatggtcaaacttgcctgttctgACACTTTCCTTAATGACACTGTGCTGTATTTTTCCACCGGGTTGCTGGCTGGTGGTCCCCTAGCTGGAATCCTCTACTCATACTCTAAGATAGTGTCCTCCATATGTAGCATCTCATCGGCTCAGGGTAAGTATAAAGCATTTTCCACCTGTGCGTCTCACCTCTCAGTTGTCTCCCTGTTTTATTCTTCAGTCCTAGGAGTGTACCTGATCTCTGCTGCTACCCACAGCTCACATTCAAGTGCAGTAGCCTCAATGATGTACAGTGTTGTcacacccatgctgaaccccttcatctacagtcTGAGGAACAAAGACATAAAAGGGGCTCTGAAGAGAAT aaaaggcagaggaaccagagatcaaattgcc